One window of the Populus nigra chromosome 4, ddPopNigr1.1, whole genome shotgun sequence genome contains the following:
- the LOC133691093 gene encoding uncharacterized protein LOC133691093 isoform X2: MVTPAMTDVFMSALCPGEDECSLAIYLSGLQKTIIGLGTLVTMPLIGNMSDKYGRKALLTVPMSLIIVPSAILAYSRTRNFFYAYYVVRTLVAMVCEGSVQCLALAYVADNVPESRRASTFGILSGIASSAFVCGNLSTRFLSTSSTFQVSALVAIAALVYMRFFLQDSIIDEQLSTPILTYKGNGKGKGKANAACFAHEIPSKNVQVFKSAPSLEDMLCLLKSSVTLSQAAVVAFFYSLAEVGLHASLMYYLKAQFHFSKDQFAVLMVISGIAGTVSQLVIMPILTPALGEARLLAVGLFFTCVHVFLYSIAWTFWVPYVASMFSLLFVFSQPCMRSIVSKQVGSCEQGKAQGCISGISSFANVISPLVFSPLTALFLSERAPFPFPGFSIMCVGFASMIAFIQSLMMRTAPPIANQKVVNSNYVDA; this comes from the exons ATGGTGACTCCAGCCATGACTGATGTTTTTATGTCCGCACTTTGTCCTGGAGAAGATGAATGCTCCCTGGCCATTTATCTAAGTGGACTTCAAAAAAcg ATTATAGGGCTTGGGACGCTGGTAACGATGCCTTTGATAGGGAACATGTCGGACAAGTATGGTCGGAAAGCTTTGCTTACTGTTCCAATGAGTCTTATAATAGTTCCCTCAG CCATATTGGCCTACAGCAGGACCAGGAACTTCTTTTATGCGTATTATGTCGTCAGGACTCTCGTGGCCATGGTCTGTGAAGGAAGTGTCCAATGCCTTGCTCTCGCCTATGTG GCAGACAATGTTCCGGAGAGTCGGCGAGCCTCGACGTTTGGGATTCTTTCAGGCATTGCATCCTCCGCTTTCGTATGCGGAAACCTCTCCACTCGTTTCCTCTCCACCTCCTCCACCTTCCAG GTTTCTGCCTTAGTGGCAATCGCAGCTCTAGTGTACATGAGGTTTTTTCTTCAGGACTCCATCATCGATGAACAACTCTCTACGCCAATACTAACATATAAGGGGAAcgggaaaggaaaaggaaaagctaATGCTGCATGCTTTGCACATGAAATTCCAAGCAAAAATGTGCAGGTTTTTAAATCAGCACCTTCCTTGGAGGATATGCTCTGCTTGCTTAAGAGCAG TGTGACCCTTTCGCAAGCTGCTGTTGTTGCATTTTTCTACAGTCTTGCGGAAGTTGGCCTTCATGCTTCATTAATG TACTATTTGAAGGCGCAATTTCACTTTAGCAAGGATCAATTTGCTGTTTTGATGGTGATTTCTGGGATTGCAGGGACCGTTTCACAG TTGGTTATTATGCCTATATTGACTCCTGCTCTCGGAGAAGCAAGGCTGCTTGCAGTGGGGCTCTTTTTTACCTGTGTACAT GTGTTTCTTTACAGCATAGCGTGGACCTTCTGG GTGCCTTATGTTGCTTCCATGTTCTctcttttgtttgtgttttcacAACCATGT ATGCGAAGCATTGTGTCCAAGCAAGTTGGATCCTGTGAGCAG gGGAAGGCTCAAGGGTGCATTTCTGGAATAAGTTCCTTCGCCAATGTCATTTCTCCCTTGGTTTTCTCTCCTTTAACAG CTTTATTCCTCTCTGAAAGGGCGCCGTTCCCCTTCCCTGGTTTCAGTATTATGTGCGTCGGATTTGCATCG ATGATAGCCTTCATTCAGAGTCTCATGATGAGGACCGCTCCTCCCATTGCAAATCAAAAGGTCGTTAATTCCAACTATGTGGATGCCTAG
- the LOC133691093 gene encoding uncharacterized protein LOC133691093 isoform X1 — protein MEKLSGLSHLFMTIFLHNFSTFMVIPAITDVTMSALCPGRDECSLAIYLTGFQQAIIGLGTLVTMPLIGNMSDKYGRKALLTVPMSLIIVPSAILAYSRTRNFFYAYYVVRTLVAMVCEGSVQCLALAYVADNVPESRRASTFGILSGIASSAFVCGNLSTRFLSTSSTFQVSALVAIAALVYMRFFLQDSIIDEQLSTPILTYKGNGKGKGKANAACFAHEIPSKNVQVFKSAPSLEDMLCLLKSSVTLSQAAVVAFFYSLAEVGLHASLMYYLKAQFHFSKDQFAVLMVISGIAGTVSQLVIMPILTPALGEARLLAVGLFFTCVHVFLYSIAWTFWVPYVASMFSLLFVFSQPCMRSIVSKQVGSCEQGKAQGCISGISSFANVISPLVFSPLTALFLSERAPFPFPGFSIMCVGFASMIAFIQSLMMRTAPPIANQKVVNSNYVDA, from the exons ATGGAAAAGTTGTCAGGTTTAAGTCATCTCTTCATGACAATATTTCTGCATAATTTCTCAACATTTATGGTGATCCCTGCCATTACTGATGTCACAATGTCGGCCTTATGCCCTGGAAGAGATGAGTGTTCTTTGGCCATTTACCTAACCGGATTCCAACAAGCG ATTATAGGGCTTGGGACGCTGGTAACGATGCCTTTGATAGGGAACATGTCGGACAAGTATGGTCGGAAAGCTTTGCTTACTGTTCCAATGAGTCTTATAATAGTTCCCTCAG CCATATTGGCCTACAGCAGGACCAGGAACTTCTTTTATGCGTATTATGTCGTCAGGACTCTCGTGGCCATGGTCTGTGAAGGAAGTGTCCAATGCCTTGCTCTCGCCTATGTG GCAGACAATGTTCCGGAGAGTCGGCGAGCCTCGACGTTTGGGATTCTTTCAGGCATTGCATCCTCCGCTTTCGTATGCGGAAACCTCTCCACTCGTTTCCTCTCCACCTCCTCCACCTTCCAG GTTTCTGCCTTAGTGGCAATCGCAGCTCTAGTGTACATGAGGTTTTTTCTTCAGGACTCCATCATCGATGAACAACTCTCTACGCCAATACTAACATATAAGGGGAAcgggaaaggaaaaggaaaagctaATGCTGCATGCTTTGCACATGAAATTCCAAGCAAAAATGTGCAGGTTTTTAAATCAGCACCTTCCTTGGAGGATATGCTCTGCTTGCTTAAGAGCAG TGTGACCCTTTCGCAAGCTGCTGTTGTTGCATTTTTCTACAGTCTTGCGGAAGTTGGCCTTCATGCTTCATTAATG TACTATTTGAAGGCGCAATTTCACTTTAGCAAGGATCAATTTGCTGTTTTGATGGTGATTTCTGGGATTGCAGGGACCGTTTCACAG TTGGTTATTATGCCTATATTGACTCCTGCTCTCGGAGAAGCAAGGCTGCTTGCAGTGGGGCTCTTTTTTACCTGTGTACAT GTGTTTCTTTACAGCATAGCGTGGACCTTCTGG GTGCCTTATGTTGCTTCCATGTTCTctcttttgtttgtgttttcacAACCATGT ATGCGAAGCATTGTGTCCAAGCAAGTTGGATCCTGTGAGCAG gGGAAGGCTCAAGGGTGCATTTCTGGAATAAGTTCCTTCGCCAATGTCATTTCTCCCTTGGTTTTCTCTCCTTTAACAG CTTTATTCCTCTCTGAAAGGGCGCCGTTCCCCTTCCCTGGTTTCAGTATTATGTGCGTCGGATTTGCATCG ATGATAGCCTTCATTCAGAGTCTCATGATGAGGACCGCTCCTCCCATTGCAAATCAAAAGGTCGTTAATTCCAACTATGTGGATGCCTAG
- the LOC133691242 gene encoding RNA pseudouridine synthase 2, chloroplastic isoform X1 produces MKTEVQPTVSFTLDKHITKSNRKYERSKRMLSISSVSRCPAPSFFLSQKPTASRLLTVHSSSTRKPNSNQNPGQRINYSGVKLEESVDSKSGKSRLDSWISSRISGISRARVQSSIKSGLVSVNGKVIDKVSHNVKAGDKVNCVISELQPLRAEPENISLDIVYEDENVLVVNKPAHMVVHPAPGNATGTLVNGILHHCSLPTVSSQEVLSGAEDVSDDDDEGLCSSSYAVSVRPGIVHRLDKGTSGLLVVAKDEHSHAHLSEQFKLHTIKRVYVSLTCGVPAPMAGRIDVPIGRDVSNRIRMAAIVEPNRGQARHAASRYKVIEILAGGGSALVEWRLETGRTHQIVFLKQIRAHAKYIGIPLLGDEVYGGTQNMALSLLRSRTQPSCHRQLSLSLSGLERPCLHALALGFTHPCTGKEIHFSCPPPPDFTEILSQLREMGTEKLSFKE; encoded by the exons ATGAAAACTGAAGTCCAGCCCACGGTCAGTTTCACTCTCGATAAACACATCACGAAGTCCAACAGGAAATACGAAAGGAGCAAGAGGATGCTCTCGATTTCCTCTGTATCCCGTTGCCCAGCTCCCTCTTTCTTCCTCTCTCAAAAGCCAACAGCTTCAAGACTCCTCACGGTTCACTCTAGTTCCACAAGGAAGCCTAATTCGAACCAGAATCCAGGCCAAAGAATCAATTACTCTGGTGTAAAACTCGAGGAGTCAGTAGATTCTAAGTCAGGAAAGTCAAGACTTGATTCTTGGATTTCTTCTCGCATTTCTGGCATCAGTAGAGCTCGTGTTCAGTCTAGTATTAAATCAGGACTTGTCTCTGTCAATGGAAAGGTTATCGATAAG GTTTCGCATAATGTAAAAGCTGGAGATAAGGTGAATTGCGTTATTTCAGAGTTGCAACCTTTGAGGGCTGAACCTGAAAATATATCTTTGGATATTGTCTATGAAGATGAGAATGTTTTAGTAGTTAACAAACCTGCCCACATG GTTGTTCATCCTGCGCCTGGTAATGCTACCGGCACGCTGGTTAATGGGATACTACACCATTGTAGTCTTCCAACAGTTTCGAGCCAGGAAGTTTTGTCCGGTGCAGAAGATGtttctgatgatgatgatgaagggTTATGTTCTAGCTCATACGCTGTGTCTGTTCGACCAGGGATAGTGCATCGGTTGGATAAAGGAACTAGTGGATTGCTTGTTGTTGCTAAG GATGAACATTCTCATGCTCATTTATCTGAGCAATTCAAGCTACACACAATTAAGAGAGTATATGTTAGTCTTACTTGTGGAGTGCCCGCACCAATGGCAGGACGTATTGACGTTCCTATTGGCCGAGATGTGAGTAACAGGATACGTATGGCTGCTATAGTCGAACCAAACCGGGGACAGGCCCGCCATGCTGCTAGTAG GTATAAAGTGATTGAAATACTGGCTGGAGGTGGTTCAGCTCTGGTTGAGTGGAGGTTAGAAACTGGGCGCACTCATCAG ATTGTTTTTCTGAAGCAGATCCGTGCACATGCAAAGTACATCGGAATTCCTCTGTTAGGTGATGAGGTTTATGGAGGGACCCAAAACATGGCTTTGTCACTGCTTCGATCCAGAACCCAGCCTAGCTGTCATCGCCAACTTTCTTTATCACTTTCAGGACTAGAGAGGCCTTGCCTCCATGCTTTGGCTCTCGG GTTCACACATCCATGCACAGGGAAAGAAATACATTTTTCTTGCCCACCTCCTCCAGATTTTACAGAGATCTTGAGCCAGCTTCGGGAGATGGGAACAGAGAAG CTTTCATTCAAGGAATGA
- the LOC133692798 gene encoding uncharacterized protein At1g76070 codes for MEKQAAAAPNRILKFLPKAASAVNFHNLAFSPGRDRRSEIIHKHKANVGKGFNPCRSMIPFEVRRQPNNESFETQEEPTSPKISCMGQIKHKKKMNKATYKRVSLPQETKPVSQTQRQVMKHASKLKRLFTGSKAGRKSNAFDGGKPTLPDRAPSLSQMKRFASGRDTLASFDWTAHQIAPVEPVGRDYYSDEERGDSFEDQEDEEVIIPFSAPMVLGGGADLLPRKEVNLWKRRTMDPPEPLRLKSSMVRAN; via the coding sequence ATGGAGAaacaagcagcagcagcaccaaaCAGGATCTTGAAATTTCTACCAAAAGCTGCTTCTGCGGTCAACTTCCATAACCTTGCATTTAGCCCAGGAAGAGACAGGAGATCAGAAATCATACACAAGCACAAAGCCAATGTGGGAAAAGGATTTAATCCTTGCAGGTCGATGATCCCATTTGAAGTTAGAAGACAGCCCAACAATGAGAGCTTTGAGACCCAAGAAGAACCCACCTCACCAAAGATCTCGTGTATGGGCCAAATCAAGcacaagaagaagatgaacaaggCTACTTATAAGCGTGTTTCACTTCCTCAGGAAACAAAGCCTGTGTCACAGACTCAACGTCAGGTAATGAAGCATGCATCTAAACTCAAGAGACTATTTACTGGATCAAAAGCAGGAAGGAAATCTAATGCTTTTGATGGTGGTAAGCCAACACTTCCTGATAGAGCACCTTCATTAAGTCAAATGAAAAGGTTTGCAAGTGGTCGTGATACTCTGGCAAGTTTTGATTGGACCGCTCATCAGATTGCACCAGTGGAGCCTGTTGGCAGGGACTATTATTCTGATGAAGAGAGGGGAGATAGCTTTGAAGATCAAGAAGATGAAGAGGTTATAATTCCTTTCTCGGCACCTATGGTGTTAGGTGGAGGAGCAGATTTGCTACCAAGGAAAGAAGTTAATCTTTGGAAGAGAAGAACCATGGATCCACCTGAGCCTCTTCGATTGAAATCCAGTATGGTTAGAGCAAATTAA
- the LOC133692223 gene encoding 24-methylenesterol C-methyltransferase 2-like: MDSLALFFTGALLAGGIYWFVCVLGPAEQKGKRAVDLSGGSISAENVQDNYDQYWSFFRRPKEIETTEKVPDFVDTFYNLVTDIYEWGWGQSFHFSPSIPGKSHSEATRLHEEMAVDLINVKPGDRILDVGCGVGGPMRAIAAHSRAKVVGITINDYQVNRARTHNKKAGLDSLCEVVQGNFLEMPFPENSFDGAYSIEATCHAPKLEEVYAEIFRVLKPGSLYVSYEWVTTDKYKDSDPEHVEVIQGIERGDALPGLRNYTDIAETARKVGFEVVKEKDLAKPPAQPWWTRLKMGRIAYWRNHIVVTVLSAVGIAPKGTVDVHEMLFKTADYLTKGGDSGIFTPMHMILCRKPEKKTEAASNS; the protein is encoded by the coding sequence ATGGACTCACTCGCTCTCTTCTTCACTGGGGCTCTACTAGCCGGTGGCATCTACTGGTTCGTTTGCGTTCTCGGCCCAGCCGAGCAGAAAGGCAAACGGGCAGTAGATCTATCCGGTGGCTCCATCTCGGCCGAGAATGTCCAAGATAACTACGATCAATACTGGTCTTTTTTCCGCCGTCCCAAAGAAATCGAAACAACTGAAAAGGTCCCTGATTTTGTTGACACATTTTACAATTTAGTCACTGATATTTACGAGTGGGGATGGGGTCAGTCCTTCCACTTCTCTCCATCCATTCCCGGAAAGTCCCACAGTGAAGCCACGCGCCTACACGAAGAGATGGCCGTGGATCTGATTAATGTCAAGCCTGGAGATCGAATCCTGGATGTCGGATGCGGTGTTGGTGGTCCGATGCGTGCTATTGCTGCACATTCACGCGCTAAGGTTGTCGGCATCACCATCAACGATTATCAAGTGAATCGTGCGCGCACGCACAACAAGAAAGCCGGGTTAGATTCACTCTGTGAAGTTGTTCAAGGAAATTTCCTAGAGATGCCGTTTCCTGAGAACAGCTTCGACGGAGCTTACTCAATCGAAGCGACATGTCACGCGCCGAAACTCGAAGAGGTTTATGCAGAGATCTTTAGGGTCTTGAAGCCTGGATCTCTTTACGTGTCCTATGAATGGGTCACAACTGATAAGTACAAGGATTCTGACCCTGAACACGTGGAGGTTATTCAAGGTATTGAAAGAGGTGATGCTTTGCCTGGGCTAAGAAACTATACTGATATTGCAGAGACAGCAAGGAAGGTAGGATTTGAAGTTGTGAAAGAGAAAGACTTGGCTAAACCACCAGCACAGCCATGGTGGACTAGGCTTAAGATGGGAAGGATTGCTTACTGGAGAAACCACATTGTTGTAACAGTACTTTCCGCTGTAGGGATTGCACCAAAAGGGACTGTTGATGTTCACGAGATGCTGTTTAAGACAGCTGATTACCTTACCAAGGGTGGTGATTCTGGGATTTTCACTCCTATGCATATGATTCTCTGCAGAAAACCTGAGAAGAAGACAGAAGCGGCTTCAAATTCTTAG
- the LOC133691242 gene encoding RNA pseudouridine synthase 2, chloroplastic isoform X2 — MKTEVQPTVSFTLDKHITKSNRKYERSKRMLSISSVSRCPAPSFFLSQKPTASRLLTVHSSSTRKPNSNQNPGQRINYSGVKLEESVDSKSGKSRLDSWISSRISGISRARVQSSIKSGLVSVNGKVIDKVSHNVKAGDKVNCVISELQPLRAEPENISLDIVYEDENVLVVNKPAHMVVHPAPGNATGTLVNGILHHCSLPTVSSQEVLSGAEDVSDDDDEGLCSSSYAVSVRPGIVHRLDKGTSGLLVVAKDEHSHAHLSEQFKLHTIKRVYVSLTCGVPAPMAGRIDVPIGRDVSNRIRMAAIVEPNRGQARHAASRYKVIEILAGGGSALVEWRLETGRTHQIRAHAKYIGIPLLGDEVYGGTQNMALSLLRSRTQPSCHRQLSLSLSGLERPCLHALALGFTHPCTGKEIHFSCPPPPDFTEILSQLREMGTEKLSFKE; from the exons ATGAAAACTGAAGTCCAGCCCACGGTCAGTTTCACTCTCGATAAACACATCACGAAGTCCAACAGGAAATACGAAAGGAGCAAGAGGATGCTCTCGATTTCCTCTGTATCCCGTTGCCCAGCTCCCTCTTTCTTCCTCTCTCAAAAGCCAACAGCTTCAAGACTCCTCACGGTTCACTCTAGTTCCACAAGGAAGCCTAATTCGAACCAGAATCCAGGCCAAAGAATCAATTACTCTGGTGTAAAACTCGAGGAGTCAGTAGATTCTAAGTCAGGAAAGTCAAGACTTGATTCTTGGATTTCTTCTCGCATTTCTGGCATCAGTAGAGCTCGTGTTCAGTCTAGTATTAAATCAGGACTTGTCTCTGTCAATGGAAAGGTTATCGATAAG GTTTCGCATAATGTAAAAGCTGGAGATAAGGTGAATTGCGTTATTTCAGAGTTGCAACCTTTGAGGGCTGAACCTGAAAATATATCTTTGGATATTGTCTATGAAGATGAGAATGTTTTAGTAGTTAACAAACCTGCCCACATG GTTGTTCATCCTGCGCCTGGTAATGCTACCGGCACGCTGGTTAATGGGATACTACACCATTGTAGTCTTCCAACAGTTTCGAGCCAGGAAGTTTTGTCCGGTGCAGAAGATGtttctgatgatgatgatgaagggTTATGTTCTAGCTCATACGCTGTGTCTGTTCGACCAGGGATAGTGCATCGGTTGGATAAAGGAACTAGTGGATTGCTTGTTGTTGCTAAG GATGAACATTCTCATGCTCATTTATCTGAGCAATTCAAGCTACACACAATTAAGAGAGTATATGTTAGTCTTACTTGTGGAGTGCCCGCACCAATGGCAGGACGTATTGACGTTCCTATTGGCCGAGATGTGAGTAACAGGATACGTATGGCTGCTATAGTCGAACCAAACCGGGGACAGGCCCGCCATGCTGCTAGTAG GTATAAAGTGATTGAAATACTGGCTGGAGGTGGTTCAGCTCTGGTTGAGTGGAGGTTAGAAACTGGGCGCACTCATCAG ATCCGTGCACATGCAAAGTACATCGGAATTCCTCTGTTAGGTGATGAGGTTTATGGAGGGACCCAAAACATGGCTTTGTCACTGCTTCGATCCAGAACCCAGCCTAGCTGTCATCGCCAACTTTCTTTATCACTTTCAGGACTAGAGAGGCCTTGCCTCCATGCTTTGGCTCTCGG GTTCACACATCCATGCACAGGGAAAGAAATACATTTTTCTTGCCCACCTCCTCCAGATTTTACAGAGATCTTGAGCCAGCTTCGGGAGATGGGAACAGAGAAG CTTTCATTCAAGGAATGA
- the LOC133691441 gene encoding uncharacterized protein LOC133691441 gives MAMKLQKWRSLSSSLYMINRSCVVFNQRLLHEGPDTLEELLDRHLVKKEKSFDEEEEEILNQRRLTSTGREALHLYRDILRATRYFMWPDSRGVLWRDVLRENARKEFEEARFEKDPEIVTRLLIGGREAVESAIDKLVEKQREQIEKERRGGGGNR, from the coding sequence ATGGCTATGAAGCTGCAAAAATGGCGAAGTCTATCTTCCTCTCTATACATGATAAATCGAAGCTGCGTCGTTTTCAATCAACGTCTATTACACGAAGGCCCGGACACCTTAGAAGAACTACTAGACAGACATTTAGTGAAGAAGGAGAAATCATTTGAcgaggaggaagaagagattCTGAATCAGCGGCGATTAACCAGCACGGGACGTGAAGCGCTGCATTTATACCGAGACATCTTGAGGGCCACCCGGTACTTTATGTGGCCCGATTCGCGAGGAGTGCTGTGGAGAGATGTATTGAGGGAGAATGCGAGGAAGGAGTTTGAAGAGGCCCGGTTTGAAAAAGACCCGGAAATTGTGACCCGGTTGCTCATTGGAGGGAGAGAGGCTGTAGAATCGGCGATTGACAAACTTGTTGAGAAGCAGAGAGAGCAGATTGAGAAAGAACGTCGCGGCGGCGGAGGGAATCGTTGA
- the LOC133691242 gene encoding RNA pseudouridine synthase 2, chloroplastic isoform X3, giving the protein MKTEVQPTVSFTLDKHITKSNRKYERSKRMLSISSVSRCPAPSFFLSQKPTASRLLTVHSSSTRKPNSNQNPGQRINYSGVKLEESVDSKSGKSRLDSWISSRISGISRARVQSSIKSGLVSVNGKVIDKVVHPAPGNATGTLVNGILHHCSLPTVSSQEVLSGAEDVSDDDDEGLCSSSYAVSVRPGIVHRLDKGTSGLLVVAKDEHSHAHLSEQFKLHTIKRVYVSLTCGVPAPMAGRIDVPIGRDVSNRIRMAAIVEPNRGQARHAASRYKVIEILAGGGSALVEWRLETGRTHQIVFLKQIRAHAKYIGIPLLGDEVYGGTQNMALSLLRSRTQPSCHRQLSLSLSGLERPCLHALALGFTHPCTGKEIHFSCPPPPDFTEILSQLREMGTEKLSFKE; this is encoded by the exons ATGAAAACTGAAGTCCAGCCCACGGTCAGTTTCACTCTCGATAAACACATCACGAAGTCCAACAGGAAATACGAAAGGAGCAAGAGGATGCTCTCGATTTCCTCTGTATCCCGTTGCCCAGCTCCCTCTTTCTTCCTCTCTCAAAAGCCAACAGCTTCAAGACTCCTCACGGTTCACTCTAGTTCCACAAGGAAGCCTAATTCGAACCAGAATCCAGGCCAAAGAATCAATTACTCTGGTGTAAAACTCGAGGAGTCAGTAGATTCTAAGTCAGGAAAGTCAAGACTTGATTCTTGGATTTCTTCTCGCATTTCTGGCATCAGTAGAGCTCGTGTTCAGTCTAGTATTAAATCAGGACTTGTCTCTGTCAATGGAAAGGTTATCGATAAG GTTGTTCATCCTGCGCCTGGTAATGCTACCGGCACGCTGGTTAATGGGATACTACACCATTGTAGTCTTCCAACAGTTTCGAGCCAGGAAGTTTTGTCCGGTGCAGAAGATGtttctgatgatgatgatgaagggTTATGTTCTAGCTCATACGCTGTGTCTGTTCGACCAGGGATAGTGCATCGGTTGGATAAAGGAACTAGTGGATTGCTTGTTGTTGCTAAG GATGAACATTCTCATGCTCATTTATCTGAGCAATTCAAGCTACACACAATTAAGAGAGTATATGTTAGTCTTACTTGTGGAGTGCCCGCACCAATGGCAGGACGTATTGACGTTCCTATTGGCCGAGATGTGAGTAACAGGATACGTATGGCTGCTATAGTCGAACCAAACCGGGGACAGGCCCGCCATGCTGCTAGTAG GTATAAAGTGATTGAAATACTGGCTGGAGGTGGTTCAGCTCTGGTTGAGTGGAGGTTAGAAACTGGGCGCACTCATCAG ATTGTTTTTCTGAAGCAGATCCGTGCACATGCAAAGTACATCGGAATTCCTCTGTTAGGTGATGAGGTTTATGGAGGGACCCAAAACATGGCTTTGTCACTGCTTCGATCCAGAACCCAGCCTAGCTGTCATCGCCAACTTTCTTTATCACTTTCAGGACTAGAGAGGCCTTGCCTCCATGCTTTGGCTCTCGG GTTCACACATCCATGCACAGGGAAAGAAATACATTTTTCTTGCCCACCTCCTCCAGATTTTACAGAGATCTTGAGCCAGCTTCGGGAGATGGGAACAGAGAAG CTTTCATTCAAGGAATGA